Below is a genomic region from Fundulus heteroclitus isolate FHET01 chromosome 5, MU-UCD_Fhet_4.1, whole genome shotgun sequence.
AGTTTGCTAGTTAAGAACCCTTTATGGAAGGAGATTTGATACAAATGATCTGTTGTGTTATACATTGCTATGGAACAAAAGCTATAAACCAATATTGGATTTTTTAGGTTTTCACGGCATTAGGTTAGAGAGGGAGGTCCAGAGAAATGAGTTTATGAATccatttgtaaaataatgttCTACTCCTTTGGATCTATGTTCTGGTTATAACTGTTTGAGATCTGAAATGGCCTATAGAAAATATCTGTCCGgtagcaacttattttttttaagaatggtAATGGTCTGAAAGGTCTAGGCAAGGAAAATCTTTGGCTTTGAATAGAAATGCAGCCAATATACAACAGTAAGCTTAGGATCATCATTAGAAACACCTGGTAAACAATCTCTAAAACGATTCAAGAAACAATTAGAATAACACTTGTGTTTAGGGGCTCTAGaaggaaaacatatttttttaaccaaataaataattagaaaacCCTATAAAATCGGTTTTGCTTCAAAATagtaattatttgttttcttctttcttggCAGCTAGGATGGATCCAGCTCTGCTTAGGGAGAGGGAGCTGTTCCAAAAGAGAGCTCTGTCCACTCCAGCTGTAGAGAAGAGACCGGCCGCATCAGACTCTGGATCtcacaagaagaagaagcctAAAGTGGACAAGGACTCCTCTGGATCCAAAAACAGCTCTGGTAGGCGAAACATACTATTTAAACACTGGCTCTGGTCACGGAAATGtgcttctttttgttctttgtgaaAGCAGTGACATTGCTAACTAAGCCTTTATTGTTTAACATGTTATCTCTGTGATGGATGTCTGATATTGTACACATTATTGAAAGAGGCAGTTGTGAACTTTGATAGAAATTCCCGCTACTTTTTATGTAGGAGGTTGATGGATACTAAATGCTCCTATAGTCTCTAAGGCTATAATTTACACTTTACATATGCAGTACTTCTATGCTTTCTTCCTCTTCTGCACTGTCCTCTAATAGCATTCTTCCAGTAACACATTTGTTACCAATATGTAAACAGCTGTTTATCATAGAGCTGGTGAACAAAACCTAATCTTTCAGATTCTTATTTGATATAAAACAAGTATGCTCACTTTAATTGCAGGAGTCATAGTTGTAATGAAAACATAGCATACTGTGCCAATCATTTTAATTTGCACCCCTGTTAAAGATGCGTTTAAAAAAGCCTTATAATAATTGTTCACATGTTGTAGTAGCATGATCCCACCCTGAAAgtccaacctttaatttgtgTATTTCTTCCATAAGGAAAAAAATTCCCCTGTTAAGAAAGAAATGTTTGTAACAAAATCCCTGGTGCCACACTTGCCAACAGAACAGAAATTAGCCTGCAACCAAGTTGAAAGTTTGCTGGTGAAGCCCaccagatttttcttttttaatgtacaGATTAGGTGTGTAAAgtaataaatgcaaaaacagtATTGTACTCATTTGCGACTGACCCATTCACGTTTTCcagaaaatgtttaactttgtCCGACCACTGCGACGCTGCAACAACAGAGGCTCAGTGCCTTGCAGCCTCACCTAACCAACTTAAATAATTGCTGCTAGAAGTTTTAAAGTTTGCTAATATGTCAGGTAAAGCCAGAAAATAACATGCAACCCTGTCTATCGGCAAGACAAAGACAAAAGCATAACTTTGTCTATAAGGCAAACGGACAGGAGAAAAATGAATTCTGTACAATGCTACATGCTGAGCTAATGTTCTGACACTGATGTTTTAGAGCAACATCAAAatgtcagtaaagctcctgtctCTTCAGCATTGAAGTAGCAAATCTCCCGGACCacataagctaatgctaactgttattagcttgacagaCAGACCAGTGACTAGGTTCtgtttataaattatttaataaggttTATTTGTAGATCCATAAAAGTTTATacattaagaaataaatatgttcaaTTGAAAAATTCTGAGATTTCATTAATATACTATTTATTACTAcgtaaacacacaaaaataggTACCAAGTATTCGGTTGTGtatcggttcaaatgtgaaaggtaccctAGTCGTACGTGCGTATGTGAGTCTGCTGTCTTATTTCTCCAGCAGTCTTGGCAGCCTTTGAGCTATTTAGATTGAAAAATGTTGCTTAGCAACCAGTTAGATCCGGTATGTTTCATTAGGACACATGCTGTTGGAACCATTTATTTGTCGGTAATGGCAGAGCGCTGCAATGCTTGCAGTTCCATTTATGTTTCATCGTGGCTCATGGAAGAAGGTAATATTGGTAGACACAGAGTAATAATGACAAACTGCTTTCTGTGAAGTGGGGCTTTATTGGCAGTAATAACACTGACTTTGACATTACATCTCAATAACACACTCTGACACCCGTGTAGATGGTTTCTTAGTAAATGAATTGTGGACAGAGACGCTCAGCAAGCTTTGGAAACctcatctaaaaaaaagtttacaacaTATAAGGGAACGTTCCATCAGACACCTGACAAATTGTATCATTTTAACACGCCTCTCTCTATCTCCCCCTCTCGAGCTAGCCATCTATCTAGCTATATAATCCCGTACAATTTACATGCCAAGCACCAGtttttaaacagtaaataaaacccaCGTACTTTAGTGAGAGTTGATCAGGCATTTGTGGTAAGGCATATGGAATGACACAGTAAAACATATCACTGTTCTGCAACAAAACTTGACTTGAGCCAATGAAGTGGTGCTATTTATGTTGACATCATTGTCAAGCAGGTAATGTGTAACAgggataaaaacacacttgCTTTTTGAGGCAATGATGCTGATTAACATTACCATCGTTTTGGCATGCAACCATATATTCCCCttgagtaaaaaagaaaatcaacaaaatacGACAgagtttttatatttaaaaaaagcattttaagcAACACTGTCAGCGCTCATGCTTGCTATTTCTTCTAGTGGTATGTaatgtacatttttacattgggtgcaggaaaaaaatgtgttgattGAAATTAGGGGGGGGAAAATCAAGGTCTTGTGATATTACcattattaaattttttccaTACTGTCTGGCAGTTTTAGTCCTTTTTTCCACTGAGACCTAAAATTCaaattgtcttttgtttctgttgccTCTATACCACTTCAGTGTGGGAGTCTGGCTCCTTGCAAATGTTGGTCATGAGCTTGCCGCAGCTTCCTGGCCCCTCCTCCTGTAGCTGGTGGTGGGTTTTGCCTTTAGAGCAGCACCCACAGTCCAGTAGCTCATAGAGGACGGCCAAAGCGGCCAGGGAAAGGACagtgaggatgaagagcagaagGATGATGAAACAGGCGACGTTCCAGCCGTCGTGGAAGGGGTAGACTTCTTGTACCTGTAAGGAGACGCGGGACAGGGGGATTGCCTCAGGGAGACTACTTGGGTGGATGGTGGTTGTAATATTCGCCATGCTCTCTGGTTGGAGACAAAAGCATGAAAGAGAAACATTGTTGTGAAATTCAGTGtttagttttcatttctttaaaaataaagtgttttttggcAATAAAACTGTATTGCAATAGAAAGGTTTCCCGTCATCACTGTCATTGCGTAGTTAAAGGAAAACATTATGCTAGAGATTTCACCTGATCTGCTCTGACCAGTTGGCCAGAAACCAAACAATCTGATCTTTTCTGATAACGGACcaaattaccgtatttttttcAGACTACAAGTCACACTTAAGATCCTTAAATCGTCTCAAAAATTGttggtgtgccttataatccggtgcggcTTATacatgattaccgttgtgcttaccgACTGAATTTATGTGGTGCAgtgcactcaaaaatctgttaaaatgtgtaattacaactttggtaagcaacaaagctaATCTGCTccatggatattcagagcattttggtacactgtgtcactacctgatcggacccctgagctgtctacaagactgcctgactgtaatgtcgaaactagaagtgcattcatgtaaaggcccccacatactcggaCGTAGTTCACTCCACGGAGGTCCGCCTGTACTCAAGGCGGACTCTGCACAGTCGGGTACGTGTCACACTTTAATCTTCGCTTAGGCAGGAAGTCTTTACAAACTGTtttatgtgacaccgagcttgatacactgagctgctacAAGCAGGCGGTCTCCAGAACCGTGGCATTACAGTCCCTCtgtgttctcactgacaggtgtgtggtgggagcctgctggaaaagaaacaattgtaggtgctcagctagctagtCACACATCTTACCATCCATTTCGCCGctttgtcccactggcagaaagtgtgggaaatgtagggatttgccacaagaaatgtgggcaacagtacgctcgactatgaagggtaaaacgtcagccgagtccgccaagctcactgtatgcgcacagtacgcctgaatatgtgggagcctttaggcagcagCCGCCCAGGGTACGCACTAGCAATAacaaacctagtaagttaattcaatatagaagttacatttattttggccttatgctagaaacagggcagtgtagtccatcTACTCTGTCCTTCCGACAGAAACGGATAGTTCTCTCCcactcaggagagagctgtgtacatgaaggggcggagtgatattacacacttgggaagaatatttagtgcgccttataatccggtgtgccttatggtctgaaaaatatggtaagtGTTACTCGTATTGAACGCTCTGTTAGACGTAAGGTTAGGGGAAGCACAACAGGGtaactatttaaaaagaaaatatattttgtacaaCATGGCAGAGCAAGAGAAagcaagactttcagcagataacaggaaggttgAGTAGAGTAACGATGTTCTGTTTTATCCATTTGAGCTTCCATCCTctgaaaaatgttgttgttgttgttgggaaATTTCAGAGTTAAAGTATGGGTCTACATTCTACAGGGAATACACACTAAGGCTGCGGGATATTAGAAAATCTTGCTATGACATTAATATTGCAGCAATATTGGTTGGAATCAAtgcctcttttctttcttccattTCTCATCTCTACTCTCATCAGTCTGTGACCTTTAGTATTTTGGATAATGTCATTtacaggggggtggggggggactTTAATCGGAATTTACCAAAATTGTGGTTGCCTTGCGGAAATATTACATGGATACATAGATGTCTTTGCAAATTATTTGTACACTTTTTACAAATCGTACAACTTTTTAGACATTGTATTAATGGAACTGGGGCGTATtagtttaataaatatat
It encodes:
- the smim18 gene encoding small integral membrane protein 18, giving the protein MANITTTIHPSSLPEAIPLSRVSLQVQEVYPFHDGWNVACFIILLLFILTVLSLAALAVLYELLDCGCCSKGKTHHQLQEEGPGSCGKLMTNICKEPDSHTEVV